In Candidatus Palauibacter polyketidifaciens, a single genomic region encodes these proteins:
- a CDS encoding helix-hairpin-helix domain-containing protein: MSRHHTATLAIAMIPVLTGGCGGDEHAAESEHAAAESEHAAAEFTEAMGDMDAADAAAALLNPNLATEAELTAVPGITAEVAAAVVGGRPYLSAADLHGALAEAIGDEAALAAYGAFWLPINLNDVTTDEILRIPGVGDRMAHEFEEYRPYVDMGEFRMEIGKYVGEEEVERLARYVYVPIDLNSATREEIMAVPGMSDRMAHEFEEYRPYTDMDQFRREIGKYVDENEVARFERYVTLNPEG; the protein is encoded by the coding sequence ATGTCCCGTCATCACACCGCAACCCTTGCCATCGCCATGATCCCGGTACTGACGGGCGGCTGTGGCGGGGATGAACATGCGGCCGAGTCCGAGCACGCCGCTGCAGAGTCCGAACACGCCGCCGCAGAGTTCACCGAGGCCATGGGCGATATGGATGCCGCCGATGCAGCGGCCGCCCTCCTGAACCCCAACCTCGCCACCGAAGCCGAGTTGACCGCGGTCCCCGGGATCACGGCGGAGGTTGCCGCGGCGGTCGTCGGCGGACGGCCCTACCTGAGCGCGGCGGATCTGCACGGAGCGCTTGCGGAGGCGATCGGCGACGAGGCGGCGCTCGCGGCCTACGGCGCGTTCTGGCTGCCGATCAACCTCAACGACGTGACGACCGACGAGATCCTGCGGATTCCGGGTGTGGGCGACCGGATGGCGCATGAATTCGAGGAGTACCGCCCGTACGTGGACATGGGCGAGTTCCGCATGGAAATCGGGAAGTACGTGGGCGAGGAAGAGGTCGAGCGGCTCGCGCGCTACGTGTACGTCCCGATCGACCTGAACAGCGCCACCCGCGAAGAGATCATGGCGGTTCCGGGGATGAGCGATCGCATGGCTCACGAGTTCGAGGAGTATCGCCCGTACACCGACATGGACCAGTTCCGCCGCGAGATCGGGAAGTATGTGGATGAGAACG